One stretch of Microplitis mediator isolate UGA2020A chromosome 9, iyMicMedi2.1, whole genome shotgun sequence DNA includes these proteins:
- the LOC130674391 gene encoding structural maintenance of chromosomes protein 1A, whose product MPAFLKHIEVENFKSYKGKLVIGPLKSFTAVVGPNGSGKSNFMDAISFVMGEKTSSLRVKRFSELIHGASIGKPVSRSASVTAVFELEDGNEKSFMRSVQGSSSEHRINGSVVTSQVYLTELEHLGINVKAKNFLVFQGAVESIAMKNPKERTALFEEISNSGALKAEYERLRTEMLRAEEETQFSYQKKKGIAAERKEAKLEKEEAEKYQRLKEEYVEKQIELQLFRLYHNEKDIEDLENSQKKRQHDSEKVEKKKEKAEEVLKERKKEVGKLTRELAKVEQDIREVEAEITKKRPTFIKAKERVAHMQKKVESAHKSLQQARAADEAHKKDIAELQEELRKVEEAKAAYEASIAGQSQQQGRDVQLEDEQVSEYNRLKEEAGKQSARYLQMLDSINREQKSDQDRLDNESRKRTEIENKLKQKGHMRDEALKRVEKLEEHIKTSEAALEEQKKLRADLQNDVGSSKDTIQRLQRELENISEQLGDAKVDKHEVARTKKKTEIVENFKRLFPGVYDRMYNMCEPIHKRYNVAVTKVLGKYMEAIVVDTEKTARQCIQYLKEQYLEPETFLPLDYIQAKPLKERLRNIKEPKNVKLLYDVLHFSPKDIDRAVLFATNNALVCETPEDANKVAYELDKKTRYDCVALDGTFYQKAGIISGGSLDLAKKAKRWDEKQMSQLKAQKEKLTEELRECLKKSRKESELNTIESQIRGLETRLKYNKSDLVATKKQIADLEKELKSFQADLDQFEPTIAVIEKTMAERDQEIQNIKEKMNNVEDDVFASFCEQIGVSNIRQYEERELRSQQERAKKRMEFDNQCNRIQNQLDFEKQRDTESNVLRWERAVQDAEDKLESARQTEANQKAEIDNDEAQMEKLKSLRNTKKLEVDAKEEEIGKCRRDVGSIAKDIQAVQKQLNNIENKIEQRKAERHAILMHCKLEDIAIPMIHGNMEDIAGDANNDTNNDTLSTQQQYERESRITIDYSMLPDNLKDIEEDEMKKTTDKLNKGINDLQNNIQRIQAPNMKAIQKLYLAKEKLQETNEEFEQSRKKAKKAKTLFEKVKKERHDKFMACFEHVANEIDPIYKSLAKNQSAQAFLSPENPEEPYLDGINYNCVAPGKRFQPMSNLSGGEKTVAALALLFAIHSFQPAPFFVLDEIDAALDNTNIGKVASYIRDKTSSLQTIVISLKEEFYCHADALIGICPEVGSCLESKVLTLDLTTYPMNVN is encoded by the exons ATGCCGGCTTTTTTAAAGCATATTGaggtagaaaatttcaaatcctaCAAGGGTAAGCTGGTGATCGGGCCACTTAAGTCATTTACCGCCGTCGTCGGACCCAATGGATCAG GTAAATCAAATTTCATGGATGCTATAAGTTTTGTTATGGGCGAAAAGACAAGCAGTTTACGTGTTAAAAGATTCAGCGAACTTATCCATGGAGCATCAATAGGTAAACCAGTGTCACGTAGTGCGTCAGTTACTGCCGTATTTGAGCTGGAAGACGGCAATGAAAAATCTTTTATGCGTTCTGTCCAGGGCTCGTCCTCAGAGCATCGTATCAATGGATCC gtggTGACGAGTCAAGTCTATCTAACAGAATTAGAACATCTAGGGATAAATGTAAAAGCTAAAAATTTCCTGGTATTCCAAGGAGCCGTCGAGTCAATCGCGATGAAGAATCCGAAAGAAAGAACGGCGCTCTTTGAGGAAATCAGTAACTCCGGTGCCTTGAAAGCTGAATACGAGCGTTTGCGTACAGAAATGTTGCGCGCCGAAGAAGAGACCCAATTTTCTTACCAAAAGAAAAAGGGAATCGCAGCGGAACGTAAAGAAGCTAAACTAGAAAAAGAGGAAGCCGAAAAATATCAACGTCTCAAAGAAGAGTACGTTGAGAAACAGATAGAGTTGCAATTGTTCCGTCTCTACCATAACGAAAAGGACATCGAGGATCTGGAGAACAGCCAGAAAAAACGTCAGCATGATTCGGAAAAAGTTGAGAAGAAGAAGGAAAAAGCCGAGGAAGTTTTGAAGGAGCGAAAGAAGGAGGTAGGTAAATTGACTAGAGAATTAGCTAAAGTAGAACAGGATATCAGGGAAGTTGAGGCAGAGATCACCAAAAAACGTCCGACGTTTATTAAGGCCAAAGAACGCGTAGCTCATATGCAGAAGAAGGTTGAGTCTGCCCACAAATCCCTTCAGCAGGCGCGTGCTGCTGACGAAGCGCACAAAAAGGACATCGCGGAGCTGCAGGAAGAGCTGAGAAAAGTAGAAGAGGCCAAGGCCGCCTACGAAGCCTCCATCGCTGGTCAGTCCCAGCAGCAGGGCCGCGATGTCCAGCTAGAGGACGAACAAGTCAGCGAATACAATCGGCTGAAAGAAGAAGCCGGCAAGCAGTCGGCGCGGTACCTCCAGATGCTGGATTCCATAAACCGGGAGCAAAAGTCCGACCAAGATCGTCTGGACAACGAGAGCCGCAAGCGCacggaaattgaaaataagcTCAAGCAGAAGGGTCACATGAGAGACGAGGCACTGAAACGCGTGGAAAAACTTGAGGAACATATCAAGACCTCGGAAGCTGCACTAGAAGAACAGAAAAAACTGCGCGCTGATTTGCAGAACGACGTCGGCTCCTCTAAGGACACGATACAGCGGCTTCAGCGCGAGCTGGAAAATATTTCCGAGCAGTTGGGCGACGCTAAGGTCGACAAACATGAGGTCGCGAGGACCAAGAAGAAGACGGAGATCGTGGAAAATTTCAAGAGATTGTTCCCGGGGGTTTATGACAGGATGTATAATATGTGCGAGCCGATTCACAAAAGGTACAACGTTGCTGTTACTAAAGTACTGGGTAAGTATATGGAAGCCATCGTCGTCGACACGGAGAAAACAGCGCGACAGTGCATCCAGTATCTCAAGGAACAGTATCTGGAACCGGAGACTTTTTTACCTTTGGATTACATCCAGGCCAAGCCGTTGAAGGAACGTCTGAGGAACATCAAGGAGccgaaaaatgtaaaattgttGTATGACGTTTTGCATTTCTCGCCTAAGGATATTGACAGGGCGGTTTTGTTTGCTACAAACAATGCTCTGGTCTGCGAAACTCCCGAGGATGCCAACAAAGTCGCCTATGAGCTGGACAAAAAAACCCGATACGACTGCGTCGCCTTGGACGGAACCTTTTATCAGAAAGCGGGAATTATTTCCGGAGGTAGTTTGGATTTGGCGAAAAAAGCGAAACGTTGGGACGAAAAACAGATGTCGCAACTTAAAGCCCAGAAGGAAAAGTTGACAGAGGAACTGCGCGAgtgtttgaaaaaatcgcGCAAGGAGTCGGAGCTCAATACGATCGAGTCGCAGATCCGGGGACTGGAGACCAGGCTGAAGTACAACAAGAGCGATTTGGTTGCTACCAAAAAGCAGATAGCGGATTTAGAGAAAGAGCTGAAGAGTTTCCAGGCGGATCTGGACCAGTTTGAGCCGACGATCGCGGTCATTGAGAAGACGATGGCCGAAAGGGACCAAGagattcaaaatattaaagagaAAATGAACAACGTAGAGGATGACGTTTTCGCGAGCTTCTGTGAGCAAATCGGGGTGTCAAATATCCGTCAGTACGAGGAACGTGAGCTGAGATCGCAGCAGGAACGGGCCAAGAAGCGAATGGAGTTCGACAATCAGTGCAATCGTATACAAAATCAGCTGGACTTTGAGAAGCAGAGAGACACTGAGAGCAATGTCTTGAGATGGGAACGCGCTGTCCAGGATGCCGAGGACAAGTTGGAGTCCGCGAGGCAGACTGAGGCCAACCAGAAAGCGGAGATCGATAACGACGAGGCTCAGATGGAGAAACTAAAGTCTCTAAggaatactaaaaaattagaagTCGATGCCAAGGAGGAAGAAATCGGCAAGTGCCGTCGGGACGTCGGTTCCATTGCTAAGGACATCCAGGCCGTACAGAAGCAGCTCAATAATATCGAGAATAAAATCGAGCAGCGCAAAGCTGAAAGACACGCGATTTTGATGCACTGCAAACTCGAAGACATCGCGATACCTATGATCCACGGGAACATGGAAGACATCGCCGGCGACGCGAACAATGACACCAACAATGACACCCTCAGTACCCAACAGCAGTACGAACGCGAAAGCAGAATAACAATAGACTATTCCATGCTGCCGGACAATTTGAAAGACATCGAGGAAGACGAGATGAAAAAAACTACCGACAAACTCAACAAGGGGATCAATGATCTGCAGAACAACATCCAGAGGATCCAGGCGCCCAACATGAAGGCCATACAGAAGCTGTATCTGGCAAAGGAAAAGCTCCAGGAAACGAACGAAGAGTTCGAGCAGTCGCGTAAAAAAGCTAAGAAAGCCAAGACGCTCTTTGAGAAAGTTAAGAAAGAACGACATGACAAATTCATGGCCTGCTTCGAGCACGTCGCCAATGAAATCGATCCCATCTACAAAAGTCTCGCGAAAAATCAATCAGCTCAGGCGTTTCTCAGCCCGGAAAATCCCGAGGAGCCTTATCTGGACGGCATCAATTACAATTGCGTCGCTCCGGGCAAGAGGTTCCAGCCGATGTCGAATCTCTCGGGAGGTGAGAAGACCGTCGCCGCCCTGGCGCTGCTCTTTGCGATCCACAGCTTCCAGCCCGCGCCGTTTTTTGTCCTCGATGAGATCGACGCAGCCCTGGACAACACGAACATTGGAAAGGTCGCGAGCTACATCAGAGACAAGACCAGCTCGCTGCAGACGATCGTTATTTCTTTGAAGGAAGAATTCTACTGTCATGCTGACGCGCTTATTGGAATTTGTCCGGAAGTCGGGAGCTGTCTGGAGAGCAAAGTACTAACGTTAGACTTAACAACTTATCCTATGAATGTTAATTAa